The Arthrobacter russicus genome has a segment encoding these proteins:
- a CDS encoding queuosine precursor transporter gives MNPTAPPAPSLQYAAVGSRYFGILLAIMGTIVILSGIGAVKGVQFGPIITDGGFFLFPFAYILGDVISEVYGFKMARKAVFTCFGLSIFASLCYWVIIMLPGFDDDFGRAKQAALEGVLGPVPLLVAGSLLAFLAGQLLNSFIMVRLKARQGERRLWVRLLGSSGAGEFVDTLIFCAVAAPIIGITDFGGLVNYTLVGFVYKVALQYLLVPVTAMVIGWIKKREPSYGAAPATQA, from the coding sequence GTGAACCCGACCGCACCCCCTGCGCCCAGCCTGCAATACGCCGCCGTCGGCAGCCGGTATTTCGGCATTCTGCTCGCCATCATGGGCACGATTGTGATCCTGTCCGGCATCGGCGCGGTCAAAGGCGTGCAGTTCGGTCCGATCATCACCGACGGCGGCTTCTTCCTGTTTCCGTTCGCGTACATCCTGGGCGATGTGATCAGCGAGGTCTATGGCTTCAAGATGGCGCGGAAAGCGGTTTTCACCTGCTTCGGGCTCTCGATCTTCGCCTCGCTCTGCTACTGGGTGATCATCATGCTGCCCGGGTTCGACGACGATTTCGGCCGGGCGAAGCAAGCCGCCTTGGAGGGCGTACTGGGTCCGGTCCCGCTTTTGGTGGCCGGATCGTTGCTCGCCTTCCTGGCCGGGCAATTGCTGAACTCGTTCATCATGGTGCGGCTCAAGGCGCGCCAAGGCGAGCGGCGGCTGTGGGTGCGGCTGCTCGGCTCGTCCGGAGCCGGCGAGTTCGTGGACACGTTGATCTTCTGCGCCGTCGCCGCGCCGATCATCGGGATCACCGATTTCGGCGGCTTGGTCAACTACACCCTGGTCGGATTCGTCTACAAAGTCGCGCTGCAGTACCTGTTGGTACCGGTCACCGCGATGGTCATCGGCTGGATCAAAAAGCGCGAGCCGAGCTACGGCGCGGCTCCGGCGACCCAGGCCTGA
- a CDS encoding mycothiol transferase, which translates to MEISELLLDAFNRIDEEVRDVLHGLDEQALNTGPDGANSIGWLVWHLSRVQDDHLSEVAGREQIWLGSGYQARARLPLPETDTGYGHTEAQVAGVRFDGPDLLSEYHAAVHRMTADYLSALQGADLDRIVDTRWNPPVTLGARLVSVFSDCSQHVGQAAYAKGQLGR; encoded by the coding sequence ATGGAAATCTCAGAACTATTGCTCGACGCCTTCAACCGGATCGACGAAGAAGTCCGCGACGTATTGCACGGTCTCGACGAGCAGGCTTTGAACACCGGGCCGGACGGTGCGAATTCGATCGGCTGGCTGGTCTGGCATTTGAGCCGGGTCCAAGACGACCATCTGAGCGAAGTCGCCGGCCGGGAGCAGATCTGGCTCGGCTCGGGCTACCAAGCGCGGGCCCGACTACCCCTGCCCGAGACCGACACCGGCTACGGCCACACCGAAGCACAAGTAGCCGGCGTCCGGTTCGACGGGCCGGATCTGCTGTCCGAATACCATGCGGCGGTGCACCGGATGACCGCGGACTATCTCAGCGCCCTGCAGGGCGCGGATCTGGACCGGATCGTGGACACCCGGTGGAATCCTCCGGTCACCCTGGGCGCCCGGCTGGTCAGCGTGTTTTCCGACTGCTCCCAGCATGTGGGGCAGGCTGCCTACGCCAAAGGGCAACTCGGCCGCTGA
- a CDS encoding gamma-glutamyltransferase family protein, whose protein sequence is MNPPFTPAPAFSTRPTLRGTFGMSASTHWLATASAQSVLERGGNAFDAAAAAAFVLHVVEPHLNGPGGDLTAIFVSGADPQPTVLMGQGPAPAAATREHFLAEGLDLIPGSGVLAAAVPGAVDAWLLLLRDHGTWDLAEVLAYAIGYARDGHPIAAGVCRTIATVSDFFLEHWPTSAAQWLPEGKVPQAGDLVRNPAWASTLQRLADAAHGARVSGIDAARALWREQAGRAAGDFAATAHRHSSGRDHSGVITAADFAAFEAGYERPVSIDFRGYTIAKVGAWSQGPVLLQTLQILAGFSDDRLDPSTALGAHTILEAQKLAFADRDAYYGDDENIPLDVLLSPEYAAQRRTLIAETASHEFRPGRVAGTEAFRPPLRTEYSNSDIDGSGAGVGEPTIRPNGETRGDTCHLDVVDQWGNFISATPSGGWLQSSPYIPEIGFCLGTRLQMSWLETGGPATLEPGKRPRTTLTPTMVLKDGRAVAALGSPGDQQDQWQLLYLLRTIVGGYEPQQAIDAPALHTTSLAGSFWPRTWEPGGAVVEDRIGTDVIAKLERRGHVVARAGDWGLGRLSVAGRTGDGVLYAAANPRGMQGYAAGR, encoded by the coding sequence ATGAACCCGCCCTTCACGCCCGCACCGGCTTTCAGCACCCGACCGACCCTGCGCGGAACGTTCGGCATGAGCGCGAGCACCCACTGGTTGGCCACCGCATCGGCGCAATCGGTCTTGGAACGCGGTGGGAATGCTTTCGACGCGGCAGCTGCGGCGGCCTTCGTACTGCACGTGGTCGAACCGCACCTGAACGGTCCCGGCGGCGACCTGACCGCGATCTTCGTCTCCGGCGCCGATCCGCAGCCAACGGTATTGATGGGCCAAGGGCCGGCGCCGGCGGCGGCCACCCGGGAACACTTCCTCGCCGAAGGGCTGGACTTGATTCCCGGATCGGGCGTTCTGGCGGCTGCGGTCCCCGGTGCGGTGGACGCGTGGCTCCTGCTGTTGCGGGATCATGGAACTTGGGACTTGGCCGAGGTCTTGGCCTACGCGATCGGCTATGCCCGGGATGGGCACCCGATTGCGGCCGGCGTCTGTCGCACCATCGCGACGGTTTCGGATTTCTTCCTCGAGCATTGGCCGACGTCGGCCGCGCAATGGCTGCCGGAAGGGAAAGTCCCGCAGGCCGGTGATTTGGTCCGGAATCCGGCCTGGGCAAGCACCTTGCAGCGATTGGCCGACGCCGCACACGGTGCACGGGTCTCCGGGATCGACGCCGCACGGGCGCTCTGGCGCGAGCAAGCCGGCCGCGCCGCCGGCGATTTCGCCGCTACTGCGCACCGGCATTCCTCCGGCCGCGATCATTCCGGGGTCATCACCGCAGCGGACTTCGCGGCTTTCGAAGCCGGCTACGAACGTCCGGTCAGCATCGATTTCCGCGGGTACACGATCGCCAAAGTCGGTGCTTGGAGCCAGGGCCCGGTGCTCCTGCAAACCCTGCAGATCCTGGCCGGCTTCAGCGATGACCGGCTGGACCCTTCGACTGCGTTGGGCGCCCACACCATCCTCGAGGCGCAAAAACTCGCCTTCGCCGATCGGGATGCCTACTACGGCGACGACGAAAATATTCCGCTTGACGTACTTCTTTCGCCGGAATACGCCGCACAGCGCCGTACGCTCATCGCGGAGACCGCGAGCCACGAATTCAGACCCGGCCGTGTCGCCGGAACCGAGGCCTTCCGTCCGCCGCTGCGCACCGAATATTCCAATTCCGACATAGACGGCTCGGGCGCCGGGGTCGGCGAACCCACCATACGGCCCAACGGCGAAACCCGGGGCGACACCTGCCACCTCGACGTCGTCGACCAATGGGGGAACTTCATCTCCGCGACACCGTCCGGCGGCTGGCTGCAGAGCTCGCCCTACATCCCGGAGATCGGCTTCTGCCTGGGCACCCGGCTGCAGATGAGCTGGCTCGAAACCGGCGGCCCGGCAACCCTGGAGCCGGGCAAACGGCCACGCACCACGCTCACTCCGACCATGGTGCTCAAAGACGGCCGGGCGGTCGCGGCGTTAGGCTCCCCCGGCGATCAGCAGGACCAGTGGCAGTTGCTCTATCTGCTGCGCACCATCGTCGGCGGCTACGAACCGCAGCAAGCCATCGACGCCCCGGCTTTGCACACCACGTCGCTGGCCGGCTCATTCTGGCCGCGGACCTGGGAGCCCGGCGGCGCTGTCGTGGAAGACCGGATCGGCACCGACGTCATTGCCAAGTTGGAGCGTCGCGGCCACGTGGTGGCCCGCGCCGGCGATTGGGGCCTGGGCCGGCTCTCGGTGGCCGGGCGGACCGGCGACGGAGTACTCTACGCAGCAGCGAATCCACGCGGCATGCAGGGCTACGCAGCCGGACGCTGA
- a CDS encoding DVUA0089 family protein: MKLRSFILPGTVLASAIGLLLAPIANVPLANAAPVTGSSAGPDAVTGQDALAKGPGLLNIASAKSGLSVDRLKNLLRGDNGLWIDRQGSPFFVEPSLTPQQKADSAAERPAPAAGSAAAPAPAPADAFALHSRPGSTKTIFLDFDGAVITGTAWNDSSHPSYDAKPFDTDGDPSSFSDSERKAIIESWQRVSEDYAVFDVDVTTADPGDAALNRSSASDNVYGSHVVITPTTDVRPGVGGVAYVGTFNSANNGQNQPAWVFSSNLSNVASNIAEAATHEVGHNLGLSHDGDSQRSYSRGQGIWAPIMGAAYGKPLSQWSNGDYKDANNREDDLSVIAGHGLSYIPANHGTSTASASVMAKGSSYNGTILSRTDVAYYKVVVSASGAYTFAATPPAVGANLDIKLSLLDANGTQLDSNNPVATKAASSTAAGIDAKLSGTLAPGTYYLTIDGVGQGDPQVDGYSDYGSIGSFTLAVS; encoded by the coding sequence ATGAAATTGCGCAGCTTCATCCTGCCCGGCACGGTACTCGCCTCGGCAATCGGCCTCCTCCTCGCTCCTATCGCCAACGTGCCACTGGCCAATGCAGCACCGGTCACCGGCTCCTCCGCCGGCCCGGACGCAGTCACCGGCCAGGACGCGCTGGCCAAAGGCCCCGGCCTGCTCAACATCGCCTCGGCCAAATCCGGCTTGAGCGTCGATCGGCTCAAGAATCTGCTCCGCGGCGACAATGGCCTGTGGATCGACCGCCAAGGATCGCCGTTCTTCGTCGAACCGAGCCTGACCCCGCAGCAGAAGGCGGATTCCGCGGCCGAACGCCCGGCTCCGGCCGCCGGCAGCGCGGCGGCCCCGGCCCCGGCCCCGGCCGACGCCTTCGCACTGCATTCCCGGCCGGGTTCCACGAAAACGATTTTCCTCGACTTCGACGGTGCCGTGATCACCGGAACCGCGTGGAACGACAGCAGCCACCCGAGCTATGACGCCAAGCCCTTCGACACCGACGGCGATCCGAGCAGCTTCAGCGACAGTGAACGCAAGGCCATCATCGAGTCCTGGCAGCGGGTTTCCGAGGACTACGCGGTCTTCGACGTGGACGTCACCACCGCGGACCCCGGTGACGCCGCGCTGAACCGCAGCTCGGCAAGCGACAACGTCTACGGCTCGCACGTGGTCATCACGCCGACCACCGACGTCCGCCCCGGCGTGGGCGGCGTGGCCTATGTGGGGACCTTCAACAGTGCCAACAACGGCCAGAACCAGCCGGCCTGGGTCTTCAGCAGCAACCTCAGCAATGTCGCGAGCAATATCGCCGAAGCGGCCACCCATGAGGTCGGGCACAACCTCGGCTTGAGCCATGACGGCGACAGCCAGCGGTCGTATTCCCGCGGGCAGGGGATCTGGGCCCCGATCATGGGCGCCGCTTACGGGAAACCACTGTCCCAGTGGAGCAACGGCGACTACAAAGACGCCAACAACAGGGAAGACGACCTTTCGGTGATCGCCGGGCACGGCCTGTCCTACATCCCGGCCAATCACGGCACCAGCACCGCCTCCGCCAGCGTGATGGCCAAAGGCAGCAGCTACAACGGAACCATCCTGAGCAGGACCGACGTGGCTTACTACAAGGTGGTGGTCAGCGCTTCCGGAGCTTACACCTTCGCCGCGACCCCGCCCGCGGTGGGCGCCAATCTGGACATCAAGCTGAGCCTGCTGGATGCCAACGGCACCCAGCTCGACTCCAACAACCCGGTGGCCACCAAAGCGGCGAGCAGCACCGCCGCCGGAATCGACGCCAAGCTCAGCGGGACGCTGGCCCCCGGCACCTATTACCTGACCATCGACGGCGTCGGCCAAGGCGATCCCCAGGTCGACGGCTACAGCGACTACGGCAGCATCGGCAGCTTCACGCTCGCCGTCTCCTGA
- the tgt gene encoding tRNA guanosine(34) transglycosylase Tgt — translation MPQSDFSFTVGSRLRDTGSATTDDGGEFLGRTGTISTPHGEIQTPAFIAVGTKATVKAVLPESMKELGAQALLANAYHLYLQPGPDIVDAAGGLGKFMNWAGPTFTDSGGFQVMSLGSGFKKVIDMVNVDQSGADDRVAPGKERLAHIDDDGVWFKSHLDGSKHRFTPEVSLQIQHQLGADVMFAFDELTTLHNSRGYQEEALERTRLWAERCIAEHRRLTEVREAKPYQALFGVIQGAQYEGLRRKASRDLGGMEIDGMQFDGFGLGGALEKENLGTIVRWCCEELPEAKPKHLLGISEPDDIFVAIENGADTFDCVSPTRVARNSAFYTPFGRKNLSNAQYKRDFGPLMDGCDCYTCTHYSRAYIHHLFKAKEMLSATLISIHNERFVVKLVDDARRSIDDGSFFEFKAETLANYYPA, via the coding sequence GTGCCTCAATCAGATTTCAGCTTCACGGTCGGCTCCAGACTCCGCGACACCGGTTCGGCGACAACCGACGACGGCGGCGAATTCCTCGGCCGGACCGGAACCATCAGCACTCCGCACGGCGAAATCCAGACGCCGGCCTTCATCGCGGTCGGCACCAAAGCCACGGTCAAAGCCGTACTGCCGGAGTCGATGAAGGAACTCGGCGCGCAAGCCCTGCTGGCCAATGCGTACCACCTCTACCTGCAGCCCGGGCCAGACATCGTCGATGCGGCCGGCGGCCTGGGAAAGTTCATGAATTGGGCCGGGCCGACGTTCACCGATTCCGGCGGATTCCAGGTGATGAGCTTGGGCTCAGGGTTCAAAAAGGTCATCGACATGGTCAACGTCGACCAGAGCGGCGCAGACGACCGGGTGGCTCCCGGCAAGGAACGCCTGGCCCATATCGACGACGACGGCGTCTGGTTCAAGTCCCACCTGGACGGCAGCAAGCACCGGTTCACCCCCGAAGTCTCCCTGCAGATCCAACACCAGCTCGGCGCGGACGTGATGTTCGCCTTCGACGAGCTGACCACGCTGCACAACTCCCGCGGCTACCAGGAAGAAGCCTTGGAACGCACCCGGCTCTGGGCCGAACGCTGCATCGCCGAACACCGCCGGCTCACCGAAGTCCGGGAAGCCAAGCCGTACCAGGCGCTCTTCGGCGTCATCCAAGGCGCACAGTACGAGGGCCTGCGCCGCAAGGCCTCGCGCGACCTGGGCGGGATGGAAATCGATGGCATGCAGTTCGACGGCTTCGGCTTGGGCGGCGCCCTGGAGAAGGAAAATCTGGGCACCATCGTGCGCTGGTGCTGCGAGGAACTGCCGGAAGCCAAGCCCAAACATTTGCTCGGCATCTCGGAGCCGGACGACATCTTCGTGGCGATCGAAAACGGTGCGGACACCTTCGATTGCGTCTCACCGACCCGGGTCGCCCGGAACTCCGCGTTCTACACGCCGTTCGGACGCAAAAACCTCTCTAACGCACAATACAAACGCGACTTCGGCCCGCTCATGGACGGTTGCGATTGCTACACCTGCACCCATTACAGCCGGGCATACATCCACCACTTGTTCAAGGCCAAAGAGATGCTCTCCGCCACGTTGATCTCGATCCACAACGAGCGCTTCGTGGTGAAGCTGGTGGACGACGCGCGGCGCTCCATCGACGACGGCTCGTTCTTCGAGTTCAAAGCGGAGACCTTGGCCAACTACTACCCCGCCTGA
- a CDS encoding anchored repeat ABC transporter, substrate-binding protein, whose translation MPRSFPASPAPGRAIGAALAVLLLLSGCSATSTFDAGDHRLKVVASTGIIADLAKNVAGNRAEVLPLVPEGADPHSYEPTLRDVRNIAYADVAFTNHLLLEEHNLIKSLDANLRPGTPNISLAEASEKYGAHIMPLLENLTLDTIWLGLRVRGAGTGLGADRNSDVLLSAVSVDGPGALLAYGTETFGKTELYFDSTDGVSPEKDRTTLPPDAHTHLSWAFTAPGIYRLTVQADLKTAAGTQRIGEQTFSFAVGVNPAEAGPGKKVLGSGHADVTADLDRKELYLYADPEGSGDYTQSEFDAGNTVIEVPNKALHEVPAGPGYRFLGSSGAQVYQLPQAVLGKHVHGEIDPHLWQDVRNAKAYLGVIKDALIAADPAGREDYTRNAQDYSVQLDELDRYVEAKIDSIPEANRQLITTHDAFGYFADRYRLKVAGFVTPNPATEPSVQERQKLTQTIQNLQVPAVFLEPNLRTRSATLTQLAAELGINVCSIYGDSFDQQVSTYLQMMRANADSLANCLNPRH comes from the coding sequence ATGCCCCGTTCATTCCCCGCCTCGCCTGCTCCCGGCCGGGCCATTGGCGCAGCGCTCGCTGTCCTGCTGCTGCTCTCTGGCTGCTCGGCCACCAGTACCTTCGACGCCGGCGATCACCGGCTCAAGGTGGTGGCCAGCACCGGGATCATCGCCGACTTGGCGAAAAACGTTGCCGGGAACCGGGCCGAAGTGCTGCCGCTGGTTCCCGAAGGAGCTGATCCGCACAGCTATGAGCCGACTTTGCGCGATGTCCGGAACATCGCGTACGCGGATGTCGCCTTCACCAACCACCTGCTGCTCGAAGAACACAACCTGATCAAATCGCTGGATGCCAATCTCCGCCCGGGAACCCCGAATATTTCCTTGGCCGAAGCGAGTGAAAAGTACGGGGCGCACATCATGCCGCTGCTGGAGAATCTGACCCTGGATACGATTTGGCTGGGTTTGCGGGTGCGCGGCGCCGGCACCGGGCTGGGCGCCGACCGGAACTCCGATGTGCTGCTCAGCGCGGTCTCGGTGGACGGTCCCGGAGCGTTGCTGGCCTACGGCACGGAGACCTTCGGCAAAACCGAGCTGTACTTCGACTCGACTGACGGGGTGTCGCCGGAGAAGGACCGGACTACGCTCCCGCCGGATGCGCACACGCATTTGAGCTGGGCCTTCACCGCACCGGGCATTTACCGGCTCACCGTCCAAGCGGACCTGAAAACCGCTGCCGGCACGCAGCGAATCGGCGAGCAGACTTTCAGCTTCGCGGTAGGCGTCAATCCGGCCGAGGCCGGCCCCGGGAAAAAGGTCCTGGGCAGCGGGCATGCCGATGTCACCGCTGATCTGGACCGCAAGGAACTGTACCTCTACGCGGATCCGGAGGGCTCCGGAGATTACACGCAAAGCGAGTTCGACGCCGGCAATACCGTGATCGAAGTGCCCAACAAAGCGCTGCACGAAGTTCCGGCCGGGCCGGGTTACCGGTTCCTCGGTAGTTCCGGCGCCCAGGTCTACCAACTGCCGCAAGCGGTCCTGGGTAAGCACGTGCATGGCGAAATCGACCCGCATCTCTGGCAGGACGTCCGCAATGCCAAGGCCTATCTCGGCGTGATCAAGGACGCCTTGATCGCTGCGGACCCGGCCGGCCGGGAGGATTACACGCGCAATGCGCAGGATTATTCGGTCCAGCTCGACGAACTGGACCGTTATGTGGAAGCCAAGATCGATTCGATTCCGGAGGCAAACCGGCAGCTGATCACCACGCACGACGCCTTCGGCTATTTCGCCGACCGGTACCGGCTCAAAGTCGCGGGTTTCGTGACCCCGAACCCGGCCACCGAGCCCAGTGTCCAGGAACGCCAGAAGCTGACCCAGACGATCCAGAATCTGCAGGTTCCCGCGGTCTTCCTGGAGCCGAATCTGCGGACCCGCTCCGCAACGCTGACCCAGCTGGCCGCCGAGCTGGGGATCAACGTCTGCAGCATCTACGGCGACAGCTTCGACCAGCAGGTCAGCACGTACCTGCAGATGATGCGGGCCAATGCCGATTCGCTCGCCAATTGCCTGAACCCGAGGCACTGA
- a CDS encoding choice-of-anchor M domain-containing protein, whose amino-acid sequence MKLLALLLAGSLALAPFATGRSGSIPSIRPAGDLDQTISAQEPAVAGRAVIEQGHVDIGPRFDGTAAGQGGTGNWLIQIHDSSGPQPVWRNLPDVVLKVADAAKQVVPDDPSYAFLGATPGSEVYVVPQTQQQGVVWAGWNTQDPQVITAIKRQARLSLTGVQGPGTVMMYLQSGNLGQPQVLWDSRRTGQQDVFMDANAHTHANWVFSTPGIYFLSVEFTAELTDGSTASSKQVLRFAVGSATDPEPGFAQLALASSPAAVPAGSADPAGGQLLWAAGGVLLALLLAGLLIGLLRSIVSSRRAKSEVEAVAKLGQQR is encoded by the coding sequence ATGAAACTGCTCGCCCTCCTCCTCGCCGGGAGTCTGGCCCTCGCCCCGTTCGCCACCGGCCGGTCCGGCTCGATTCCTTCGATCCGTCCGGCCGGGGACCTCGACCAGACCATTTCTGCCCAGGAGCCGGCGGTCGCCGGGCGCGCGGTGATCGAGCAGGGCCATGTCGACATCGGTCCGCGCTTCGACGGCACGGCTGCGGGCCAGGGCGGAACCGGGAATTGGCTCATTCAAATCCATGATTCTTCCGGGCCGCAGCCGGTGTGGCGGAACCTGCCCGACGTCGTGCTCAAAGTGGCGGATGCCGCGAAGCAGGTGGTCCCGGACGATCCGAGCTATGCCTTCCTGGGCGCGACGCCGGGCAGTGAGGTCTATGTGGTGCCGCAGACCCAGCAGCAGGGCGTGGTCTGGGCCGGTTGGAATACCCAGGACCCGCAGGTGATCACCGCGATCAAGCGCCAGGCCCGGTTGAGCCTGACCGGAGTGCAGGGTCCAGGCACGGTGATGATGTATCTGCAAAGCGGAAATCTGGGCCAACCGCAAGTGCTCTGGGATTCGCGCAGAACCGGCCAGCAGGACGTGTTCATGGATGCGAACGCGCACACCCATGCCAACTGGGTGTTCAGCACCCCGGGCATCTATTTCTTGTCCGTGGAGTTCACTGCCGAGCTCACCGACGGGAGCACCGCATCGAGCAAGCAGGTGCTCCGTTTCGCAGTAGGCTCGGCCACGGACCCGGAGCCGGGGTTCGCCCAGCTGGCTCTGGCGAGTAGCCCGGCTGCCGTGCCGGCCGGGTCGGCAGATCCGGCCGGCGGCCAGTTGCTGTGGGCCGCCGGCGGGGTGCTCCTGGCGCTGTTGCTTGCCGGGCTGCTCATCGGCTTGCTGCGCTCGATCGTTTCCAGCCGGCGGGCCAAATCCGAGGTGGAAGCCGTTGCGAAGCTGGGGCAGCAACGATGA
- a CDS encoding anchored repeat-type ABC transporter ATP-binding subunit, producing the protein MNRRSGAGTPVDEVLAIRGLHVELAGRRVVDGVDLRVAAGEMVGLLGPNGAGKTTMLRAVLGLLKRSGSVAVSGRPIGKARDLVGYVPQRHEFSWDFPISIENAVMTGRVARIGWFRRPGVTDFRAVHEAIDRVRLADLAKRPVGELSGGQRQRVLVARALALNPELLLLDEPFTGLDVPTQELLTGLFAELAAEGRAIVMTTHDLYSAALECSRLCLLDRRILIDGEPAEVLNSVHWRRLFGARVLLPGVAADVAASPAGDPRGIA; encoded by the coding sequence ATGAACCGGCGGTCCGGAGCGGGGACTCCGGTGGATGAGGTCTTGGCGATCCGCGGCCTGCACGTGGAGTTGGCCGGCCGCAGGGTCGTCGACGGGGTGGATCTGCGCGTCGCCGCCGGTGAAATGGTGGGCCTGCTCGGCCCGAACGGCGCCGGCAAAACTACGATGCTCCGGGCGGTGCTCGGCCTGCTCAAGCGGTCCGGTTCGGTGGCGGTCTCCGGGCGGCCGATCGGCAAGGCCCGGGATCTGGTCGGATATGTGCCGCAGCGGCACGAGTTTTCCTGGGACTTCCCGATCAGCATTGAAAACGCCGTGATGACTGGTCGGGTGGCCAGAATCGGTTGGTTCCGCCGCCCGGGGGTCACGGATTTCCGGGCGGTGCACGAGGCGATCGACAGGGTCCGGCTGGCCGATTTGGCCAAGCGGCCGGTCGGCGAGCTCTCCGGTGGGCAGCGCCAGCGGGTGTTGGTCGCCCGGGCGCTGGCGCTCAATCCCGAGCTGCTGCTCCTGGATGAGCCGTTCACCGGGTTGGACGTGCCGACCCAGGAGCTGCTCACCGGGCTGTTCGCCGAGTTGGCGGCAGAGGGCCGGGCCATTGTGATGACCACGCACGATCTCTACAGCGCGGCCCTGGAATGCAGCAGGCTCTGCCTCCTGGACCGGCGGATTCTGATCGACGGCGAGCCGGCCGAGGTTTTGAACTCGGTGCATTGGCGCCGGCTGTTCGGCGCGAGAGTGCTGCTTCCCGGCGTTGCCGCGGATGTGGCGGCAAGCCCGGCCGGCGATCCGCGGGGGATCGCATGA
- a CDS encoding anchored repeat-type ABC transporter permease subunit, producing MSPLDFLNDLGNPTLSFLPKALLVSLFSSVICGVIGSFVVLRGMAFIGDAVSHAVFPGLAVAFVLQGNLMLGGAAAGVLTAVLVALFSQNRRLKEDSLIGVIFAAAFALGIIVISRAPGYAGSLESFLFGSITGIPAEDVWTVGIGGAVLLLIVAVFYKEFVAVSVDREMARSVGLPVLWLDMALYVLVTIAVVLSLQTIGNILVLALLITPAAAARLLTDRMGLMMLIAPLIGAASALIGLYISWSLDLPVGGTIVLVATSLFVLAWLFAPKHGLLGRLTATKKVPESGGGGPAFDIALDLNQDEVVENHSQQPRNSDARKSAL from the coding sequence ATGAGTCCGCTGGATTTCCTCAATGACCTGGGCAACCCCACGCTCAGCTTCTTGCCCAAGGCCTTGCTGGTCTCCTTGTTCTCCTCGGTGATCTGCGGGGTGATCGGTTCCTTCGTGGTGCTGCGCGGCATGGCGTTCATCGGCGACGCGGTATCCCACGCGGTCTTCCCGGGCCTTGCCGTGGCTTTCGTGCTGCAAGGGAATCTGATGCTCGGCGGAGCCGCTGCCGGTGTGCTCACCGCGGTCCTGGTGGCGCTCTTTTCGCAGAACCGACGACTCAAGGAGGACAGTCTGATCGGCGTGATTTTCGCCGCGGCTTTCGCGCTGGGCATCATCGTGATCTCGCGGGCTCCGGGCTACGCCGGCTCGTTGGAGTCGTTCCTGTTCGGTTCGATCACCGGCATCCCGGCCGAGGACGTCTGGACCGTCGGCATCGGCGGCGCGGTGCTGCTGTTGATCGTCGCGGTGTTCTACAAGGAATTCGTCGCGGTGAGCGTGGACCGGGAGATGGCCAGGTCCGTGGGCCTGCCGGTGCTCTGGCTCGACATGGCGCTTTACGTCCTGGTGACGATCGCCGTCGTGCTTTCCTTGCAGACGATCGGGAACATCCTGGTGCTGGCTTTGTTGATCACCCCGGCGGCGGCGGCCCGGCTGCTGACTGACCGGATGGGCCTGATGATGCTGATCGCCCCGTTGATCGGCGCGGCTTCGGCATTGATCGGGTTGTACATCTCCTGGAGCTTGGACCTCCCGGTGGGCGGCACGATCGTGTTGGTGGCCACCTCGCTGTTCGTCCTGGCTTGGCTGTTCGCACCGAAGCACGGCCTCTTGGGCCGGCTGACTGCGACGAAGAAAGTCCCGGAATCCGGCGGCGGAGGCCCCGCCTTTGACATTGCACTGGATCTGAACCAGGATGAGGTTGTTGAGAATCATTCTCAACAACCTCGCAACTCCGACGCTAGAAAGAGCGCATTGTGA